Proteins encoded in a region of the Nicotiana tomentosiformis chromosome 9, ASM39032v3, whole genome shotgun sequence genome:
- the LOC138899233 gene encoding uncharacterized protein, which produces MEKTSADAEEMLAQYKADVEITGSAKRWWRDYMLTRLAGSPAITWEQFPRLFLEKLIPITLREDYRRQFEHLQQGSMTVTQYKTHFVNLARRAHLLLPTEGKRARSDPRHIDRFFPRASGSAQQQGSRAIILVPAVPPPAQPARGRGQIARGGARPEAESSDVVIRSIVPICHRDASVLFDPGSTYSHVSSYFASYMVVPRSSLSASVCVSTPVGDSVMVDHVYRSCVVTIGNLETSVDLLLLDIVDYDVILDMDCLSPYHAILDCHAKMAQRMVENGCLAYLAYIRDPSANVPFMDSVPIVLEFPEVFPVDL; this is translated from the exons ATAACGGgatctgccaagaggtggtggagagattatatgttgaccagactAGCTGGGTCCCCTGCAATTACTTGGGAGCAGTTcccacggctatttctagagaagctcatccctatcacattgagagaggattaccgcaggcaatttgagcatttacagcagggcagtatgactgttactcagtacaaGACCCATTTTGTGAATTTAGCACGTCGTGCTcaccttttactacctactgaggggaAGAGAgcgaggag tgatccgaggcacattgatagatttttccctcgggcatcGGGCAGTGCACAGCAGCAGGGTTCCCGTGCTATAATTCTTGTACCAGCTGTTccgccacccgcccagccagctagaggcaggggtcagatagctagaggtggag ctagacctgaggccgagtcatccgatgtaGTGATCAGAAGTATTGTTccaatttgccatagagatgcttcagttctatttgatccaggatctacttattcccatgtgtcctcctattttgcttcatatatggttgtGCCTCGTAGTTCACTTAGTGCTTCTGTAtgtgtgtccacaccggtgggagattctgttatggtagatcatgtctatcgttcgtgtgtggttactattgggaatcttgagactagtgtggatcttctacttctcgacattgTAGATTATGATGTCATACTGGATATGGATTgcttgtcaccttatcatgctatattggattgtcatgccaagatg gctcagcgtatggtcgagaatgggtgtctagcctatttggcttatattcgtgatcccagtgcgaATGTTCCttttatggactcagtaccaattgttcttgaatttccagaagtatttcctgtagatttgtag